CCTATCCATCCACCCATGGGGTTTTTGAAGAAGGAATCCTGGATCTGATCCGCATCGTGCACGAAAACGGAGGACAGGTCTACATGGACGGCGCCAATATGAATGCCCAGGTAGGCCTGACCAGTCCGGGTTACATCGGCGCGGATGTCTGTCATCTTAACCTCCATAAGACCTTTGCCATCCCGCACGGTGGCGGTGGCCCCGGTGTTGGCCCCATAGGCGTTGCCAGACATCTGAAGCCATTCCTGCCAGGGCATGCGCTTGTTAAAACAGGCGGAGAAACGCCCATCACTGCAGTTGCTGCTGCTCCATTCGGAAGCGCTTCCATCCTGCCCATTTCATACGGATACATTAAGCTATTGGGCGGAGAAGGTTTAACCGAAGCCACCAAACTGGCCATCCTGAATGCCAATTATCTGAAAGTAAGACTGGAAGAGCATTATAAGATCCTTTACACCGGCAAAAACGGCCGCGTAGCCCATGAAATGATCCTCGACTGCAATGAGTTCAGCAAAACCGCTGACCTGCAGGTGATTGACCTGGCCAAACGCCTGATGGACTATGGATTCCACGCCCCGACAGTGGCATTCCCCGTGCATGGCACCCTGATGGTTGAGCCTACCGAAAGTGAACCGCTGGAAGAACTCGACCGCTTTGTTACCGCGATGATTGGTATCCGTAAGGAAATTAATGAAATCATTGAAGGCAAAGCCGACCGCCAGGTGAATGTAATCAAAAAAGCGCCCCATACCCTGTGCATGGTCACCACCGACAACTGGACACTTCCCTACTCCCGTGAAAAAGCGGCTTACCCGGCTCCATGCGATATCACTGACAAATACTGGCCCTCAGTAACCAGAATCGATGACGCATACGGTGACCGTAACCTTGTTTGCACCTGCGCTCCGGTATCGGCTTATGAAGAGAAGGCCGGCTAATACCGGAAATACAGGTTTCCTTACCGGGACTGCTTGCTGAATGGCAGGCAGGAGTCTTCCGGAGAAGGTAAGATTCATAATAAAAAGAAAGGCCAAACCGCAATGGAATGGCCTTTCTTGGTATTATCAGACGCTTTGCCCGGATCATTTAAATTTCTTTATAACCCAGGCAGCAGGCTAAGCATTAAGATCATTTCGCCTGAATAATATGTACATCCCTTTGCGGAAAAGGTATGGAGACGCCCTGAGCGTCAAAAGTTTTCTTTACCAGTTCGTTGATCTCAAAAAATACATCCCAGTAATTCCCGGAATTCACCCAGGCGCGGGTTACAATATTTACAGAACTATCCCCCAGTGATATAACGCCGGTGAATGGAGCGGGATCCTGCAGAATCCGCTGATCACGCTGTAATAAATCCAAGATCAGTTCTTTGGCTTTGTCGATATTATCCGTATAACCGATCCCGAATGTCCAGTCGACCCTGCGCAAGGGAGAAGTGGAATAGTTGACAGCAGAACCATTGCTCAACGGTCCGTTCGGAATGATGATTGTCTTTTTATCCGGCGTATGCAGGATGGTATGGAATATCTGAATCTCCTCCACAGTCCCTGCATAGTTCTGCGCTTCAATATAATCACCGACTTTGAAAGGTTTTAAAATGAGCAGCATCACGCCACCTGCAAAATTCTGCAGGGTTCCCGAAAGGGCCATTCCAAATGCAAGACCGGCAGCTCCCAAAAGGGCAATAAATGATGTCATCTGAACCCCGATCATCGAAATCACACTGATCAGCAACAAAATTTTCAGTGTAACAGAAATCAACTGCAAGAGAAATTGCTGAAGGGTTTGCTCATAAGCACGCATTTCAAATACTTTCCTCAACACGCGTTTCAACCTGCCGATCAGCCAGAGTCCGATAACCAGTGTGATCAATGCAAGCAATAGTTTGCCTCCATAAGTCATGATAAGTGAATACAATTCACCCGAAGAAGGTACAAGTTCAGTCAGTTTTTCCATAATAATGTTTGATTAAGCTGTTGTTGTGCTGAATTATCAGACAACGGAAATTGAATAATGATTTAAGTTGCAGCCCGGTGGATAATCGAAAAAATCCAGGGTGATAAAATATTAAAGCTGAACGCTTCAGGGCCTGCATGTCACCAGTCATGGAGCAGTATAACTGCCAAATTCTTTAAGGTAACCCTGCAAAGATACGGAATCTAATCAGTAAGAGCAAATCCGGAATGTAACATACCGCTGATCTCTTTGGATTTTCTAATTGAATATCAATATATTATCACATATTCAATGACATCTGGAATACATCAGTTTGCATATAAATAAGAATTGGTATCTACCCCTCTGAAATATAATAAGATAATATTGGTTATCCGGGTATTTTAAATAAAGAAACCCGGGGTAAACCGGGTTTCCGCATTGATTCATAAAATCCTAAGATTTATCTGCTGCTTTTGCCCTTTCCGGAAGGAGACTGACTTCTGCCTGTCTTTCCAGATGCCTCCTTTGAGGAGGAGCTTCTTGAAGGCCTGTCCACCGAGGCCGGGGAGGACTTGGACGCGGATGACCTGCTCACGGCTTTCGAATCAGATCTGTTGGCTTTGGGTGTAACAGCGCTTCTTGCTGATCCTGAGCGGGAGGATCCTGCAGGGGTGACCTGCCTTTCTGATCGCTGGTTGCTGCGTGAACCAACCTCAGGCTTTGAAGTGCGGGGTGCAACAACGCTGCGTACGGGCTGTTCTTTTGCATCACGGCCGACCTCAGCGCGTTCTTTATTCTGGTTGCGCGGAGACCCTACCTCTGGTTTTGAGGTGCGCGGAGCCACTACGCTGCGGCCGGGTTGTTCTCTGGTTTCGCGGCGGACCTCACTGCGTTTTTCATTCTGATAGCGGGGTGTGCCTACTTCAGGTGATGATTTACGGGCGGTTACTGAGGGACGGGCAGGTTCGCCTTTTCTTTCCTGCCTGTTCACTCCGCTGTTTGCGGGGTTGGATGTGCGTCCACCGGTGGTCTCAGGTGCGGCAGATCTGTTCTTCAGCTCAGTGTCCGGCTTTGAAACTCTTCCTGTGGTATTGGAACCGCGGGGCGAAACCACCGGAGTTGAAGTACGGGATGGGGTATCGGCGCCAACCTGTGCATTGCGGCCGGGATTGTTTACAGCTGTTGCACCTGATCCGCGACCAGGGTTACCATGTCTGCGCTGGTATTCTGCCGAGCCTTCGCTGCGCAGTTCAGGCCGTGAATAGGTGTAGTTGTACCTTCCTTCATCCCTGTATGAGCGGACTATGGTTGAGTATGCCCTGTGGCGATGGTAGTAGTGATCGCGGTAGCGGGGGTACCTGTAGTGGTCGCAGTAGCGGAAGTGGTTGTAGTAATAGTTATACCAGTGGGCATGGTATCCGTAGTAGTAATCCCAGTAGTAAGCCCTCCAGGGCCTCCAGTATGAGGGGTAGTAACCCCAGTACCAGGGTGAGCGCCATCCGACATATACCGGTGCGTAAATGTAGCGGATTACCGGCCAGCTGACGACTTCAACATAGGTTGTACGGTTTACCACAACGGTTTCAGAACGCACGCGGTTGCGCTTTCCGGTGTAACCCGGGTTGGGGTTTTCAGCATAATATGGCTCGATGATGTAATTTTCCCCGTAAAGGTATTCATCCCCTATCATCTGTACAGTTACCTGACCGTACTTATCCTTAAAGACGGTAATAACAGCCACGTCCTGGTTTTCCCTTTCATTAATGGCAACCTGCAGTACAATGGTGTGGTCATCACCATCGACATAATCAATTACTTTAATGTAGTCAATGTAGTTGTCACCATTCAGGTCGAGGTTATTGATTTTGGAATCCTCACTGTTGAGGCTTCTTTCAAAGCCTTCGAGTGTTTCTGATTCCTGGAAGAGTTTCATCACGGCGTAAAGGTTCAGGTTATCGCCGGGGAGGTTCAACCGTTCAGGTCGGATATCACTGGCTGATGCAGTAATGCCGAGGGAGAGCAGTGCGATCGTGAAGTAAATGCTGAGCGTTTTCATGGCTTTGTGTTTTAGGGGCATTGCTACCCGGAATTAATTACCCTGCTACAAGCAAACAGTATACCAAAAATCAAATATAACTTTTCTTTTAATAATCAATTCACTGTTAAATTACTGATTTACTGTATTTTTAATAGTATTAAATAAATTATTTTAAAAACTAATCCTGTAAGAATCAAGATATATAATCCTGAAAAGTTGCTTTTAGGACACAAACTTATATCCGAAAACAATGTTGTCCGGAAAAACCTGATAAAGAGAATATCCACGGCTGGGAAGATCGTTGATTAACCCGGGAAATCATATGATACCCCTTCAATTAACAGGCAGAAGGCATTAAATTTGATACATTTGCCTGGCATACAAGCATAAACCCCGAAAACAAGCATGAAACGAATCACGACCATTTGCCTGTCAGCAATAATTACTTCAGCCCTGCTGATCACAAATTCCTGCAGGGAGCAATCCTCTTTTTATATTAAATCCGTGACTTTTCCTGTGGACGCAACACCGCAACAGAAGACTAACCTGGCCGCCCGGGTTGTGCCAACGCCGCAACAACTTGCCTGGCAACAGATGGAATTAACGGCTTTTATTCACTTCGGCATCAACACCTTTACCGGCCGCGAATGGGGCGACGGTACCGAATCACCGGCCCTGTTCAATCCGGAAGCATTTGATGCCCGGCAATGGGTCAGGGTACTGCAGGAGGGCGGAATGAAAATGCTGATCCTCACTGCAAAACATCACGATGGATTCTGCCTTTGGCCCACCGCAACTACCGGTCATTCAGTTGCCGCCTCACCATGGCGCGGAGGCAAAGGGGATATTGTAAAAGAAGTGAAAGATGCTTGTGATGCCATGGGAATGAAGTTTGGGGTTTACCTCTCGCCCTGGGACAGGAATGCCCCCTCCTATGGCGACTCTCCGCGATATAACGAAATGTTCAGGCAACAGTTGACTGAACTCCTCACCAATTACGGCCGGATAGACGAAGTCTGGTTCGACGGCGCCTGCGGTGAAGGGCCCAATGGCAAGCGTCAGGAATATGACTGGGCATCGTTTTATGAAGTTATCTCACGGCTCCAGCCCGATGCTGTTACGGCCATTAAAGGCGAAGATGTGCGTTGGGTGGGCACTGAAACAGGTTATGGCAGGCCCACAGAGTGGAGTGTAACGGCTTTTGCACCCGGAGGCCGGTCCGAAATGGCAGCGATCAACAGTCAGCTGGGATTAAATGAGATGAGCGCAGACCTCGGAAGCCGGAAACTCCTGGAAAAAGCAGGAAACGCTTTCTGGTATCCGGCCGAAGTTGACGTCTCCATCCGCCCCGGCTGGTTCTGGCACGAAGAGGAAAACAATCAGGTAAAATCACTTGAAAAACTTGCTGACATCTATTTCAATTCTGTCGGTATGAATGCAGTATTACTCCTTAACGTTCCTTCGGATACCCGGGGACTGATACACGAATCGGATGCCGCACGGCTGAAAGAGTTCGGCCAATGGATCGGCAATACTTTCAGTAACAATCTGCTGACAGGGTCAAAAGCCCGCAAAAGCAAACATGCCGCCGCAACAGACGGAAACCCTGATACCGGCTGGGAAACAGGCCGCTTGCCTGAAATCGCGGAATTCAGTCTGAAACAGCCTGCCCGGTTTGATGTGATTGAGTTAAAAGAAGATATCCGCAAAGGACAAAGGGTCGAAGCCTTCCGTGTGGAGGCATCCCTTCATGGCAAATGGCAGGAAATTGCTTCAGGTACAACCATTGGTTACAAGAGATTGCTGAAAATCAATCCGGTTGAAACAGACAAAATCCGTATCATCGTGTCTGAATCACGCGGAAAAGCTAACATTGCCGAAACCGGGCTTTATCTGTCTGCCAGCTTCAACGGAAGGGATTTTTGATTACTACTGCCCGGATAAATAACTAAAGGCCGGCAATACGCGAACCGGGAATTCCTGCATATTGCAAAATCTGCTATTTTTGAATTGACTACCACCCCATCCAACAATGTAAAATATTGATATGAGGTCATATATGCTTTTCAAAATAAAACATCCGGCCTGGATACTGTCAGCAGCATTTTTCCTCTCCGGACTTCATTTAACCGTTGCACAACAGCAGGTTTCGCCCGCTTTCAGCACTGCAGGATTTTATACCATACCAGAAACGGGCAGGGAGGTGTTTTCCATGAATCCGGTATGGCGGTTTTTCAGGGGAGATGCAGCGGATGCCTATCGGCCTGATTATGCCGATACATCCTGGCAGGTTGTACATCTTCCGCACGGCATTGAGGTGCTGCCTGAAGAAGCCAGCGGTGGTGTCAATTATCAGGGTGTTGCCTGGTACCGTAAACATTTTGAAGTGCCCGAAGGACTTGAGGGAAAGAAATTATTTCTCCATTTTGAGGCCATCATGGGCAAATCCGTTATCTGGCTGAACGGACAAGAACTCAATAGTCATTACGGAGGTTATCTTCCGGCGGTTGTTGATATAACTGAATTTGTGAACCATGACGGCTATAATGTCATTGCAGTAAAAGCTGATAACTCCGACGATCCGGAATATCCGCCCGGAAAGCCTCAGGATATGCTGGATTTCTGTTATTTCGGGGGCATTTACCGCGATTGCTGGCTGATTGCGCACAATAAAACATATATTACCGATCCCAATTATGACGGCATAGAAGCCAGAGGCGGGCTGTTCATCAGTTTTGGCCAGATCTCGGAACAGAGGGCCGAAGTACTGCTGCAGTTGCATATTAAGAATGAGCTCCGGCAACGGTTCAGCGGTAAGGCGGTTTTCAGGTTAAAAACCGGCGATGGACAAATGGTGGGTCAGTCGGTTAAACGGTTGGGAATTTCCCCGGGAAAAGACCAGACAGTATCAGGAAGGATTGAAGTAATCGAACCATCCCTTTGGTTACCCGAAGCACCATATCTATACAATCTTGAGGTGCTGGTATTGGACGCACAAGGCCGGCCGGTGGATGGTTATATGCAAAAAACCGGAATCCGCAGCATTGAATTCAGGGGCAGCGACGGGCTGTGGCTGAACGGCAAGCTTTATCCGCAGCCGCTGATCGGCGCCAACCGCCACCAGGATTTCGCGCTGATCGGGAACGCCTTACCCAATTCAGTTCATTGGAGGGATGCAAAAAAGCTCCGTGATGCCGGGCTGAAGGTGGTCCGTAATGCCCACTATCCGCAGGATCCGGCCTTTATGGACGCCTGCGACGAACTGGGCCTGTTCGTCATTGTTAACACGCCCGGCTGGCAATTCTGGAATGAAAATCCTGTATTTGAAGAGCGCATCTACCAAAATATCAGGGACATGATCAGGCGCGACCGCAACCACCCCTGTGTGCTGATGTGGGAGCCGGTACTGAATGAAACCTGGTATCCTGAGCACTTTGCCCGGAATACCCGTGATCTTGTATTGGCAGAATACCCTTTCCGCTATTGCTACACGGTATGTGATGCCGAAGCCCGGGGCAATGAATACTTTCCGGTGCTTTATGCGCACCCGCGCGATGGCGATGCCGACCGGGCACTCAAACATACTGATCCGTCGAAAACATACTTCACACGCGAATGGGGTGACAATGTAGATGACTGGAATTCGCACAATTCGCCAAGCAGGGTTCACCGGAGCTGGGGCGAATCGGCCATGCTGACGCAGGCGCAGCATTATGCGCACCCGCCATACACGTATACCAGCCTGCACACACTTTATCAGACCGGGCGGCAACATGTGGGCGGATGCCTCTGGCACCCTTTCGACCATAACAGGGGTTACCATCCTGACCCGTTTTACGGAGGGATTATGGACGCTTTCAGGCAGCCCAAGACATCGTATCACCTTTTCAGATCCCAGCAAAACCCGGCTGAAAGCGGCCCGATGGTTTATATTGCCCATGAAATGACGCCGTTTTCGCCGGATGATATTACCGTTTACAGCAATTGCGAAACCGTGAGGCTCACCATAGGCGCAACCGGTCAGGTACTTGAACAAGACCGCACAGAGAAATCAGCCGGGCTGCCCTATCCGCCTTTTGTTTTCAAAGACAGTTACCGTTTTATGGATGACAAAGTGCTGGCTATGGACAATCAGCATGTAAAAGTTTACCTGCAGGCCGAAGGAATCATTGGCGGCAAAGTAGTTGCTACCCAACATAAATTACCTGCCCGCAGGCCTTCCAGATTGTTGCTCCGGGCCGATAACGAAAACATGCCGTTGCTTGCCGGGGGCTCTGATTGCGTAACCGTGATTGCTTTCGTAGCCGATGATTACGGAAATATCAAGCGGCTTAACAATGAGGATATCCTTTTCGAAATTGCCGGTGAGGGAAGCCTTATCGGAAACAGTCAGACCGGCATCAATCCGGCTAAAGTGAACTGGGGGACTGCCGCTGCGCTGGTCCGCTCCGGACTGAACCCCGGAACTATCATTGTAAAGGCTTCCGTGATTCCGTCGGGCGGCCACAAACCACTGAGCGCCATCCTGGAGATCAAAACCTATGAACCTTACCACCGGCAGGTTTTCGACCAGCAAACAGCCGGAATGCAAAAATCACGGCAGGATACGGTTAACAGCAACATTGACGGGACCCGGGAAGAACTGCAGCTTGAAAACGAAAGACTGCGCCGTGAACTTAACCTGATAAAACTTAAAGAAGTGGAACGGCAGCAGAAAGAATTCGGCGAAAAACCGGAATAAAACCCAAATTTACCACAGGGAAATAATGAAAAAAAAATCCATTGAAAACCTGCATCTTATTAATAATGTTTATTTTACTGATGTTGACCACCGCCTTTTCGCGAAACGGTGAAAGCCTTATCAGACAATTTCATGACAGGTATGCAGGCACCGGCACATGTAATCGGTTTCCCGGGATTCTTTCAGAAAAGCAGATACAGTATTTTTTGGCGCATATCAGGCCGGATACTGCGGAAAGCTGCCAGACTTGCATAAACAGGCATACCGGAAATGGCAAAGTTACTGGTGATGGAACGGTAAAAGTGAAAGCAGTATATAAAAAAGTCCCGCTGTTTATCAATCGCCATAATCCCGGGATCATTACCCTGGAGATAAATAGCAGCGCGGACGAAAACAACCTGAAGTCCATAAAAATTAATTACTCCCGCGGAAGCGATGTGCACATCATCGACTCCGTTCTCGTTTATATACAAGAAACCGGGAAAGACGAAGCGGCAGCCAGAAAGTTATTTGCGGTCACAGGTAAGGCAACTAAATCCCTGTTCCCCGTTGCCGGAGAGAAACCGTCCGGGAAAAGCAGCATTTACCATTTCGGATTTATCCTGAAAGACGGTATCAGGCTTGAGCAAAGTTTTGGAATCGAATCCGTTGATCTTACTTATTCGTTAACAGGGAAAATGCGGATACCTTCAGGAACCGCGTTCCGATACCGGCCTGCACTGGTGCTCAGGGGCGCCGGTCAGGACCATGTGCACACCTGCCGTATCCCCGGATTAATCACCACAAATGCCGGCACCCTGATAGCCATATACGATATCCGTTACAACAACAGCAAAGACCTTCAGGAAGACATCGACATCGGCATGAGCCGCAGTACCGATGGCGGACAAACCTGGGAACCCATGAAAGTGATTATGGATATGGGGGAATGGGGCGGCAGGCCGGAACGGCTCAACGGCACCGGCGATCCCTGCATACTTTACGACCATTTTACCGGAACCTTATGGGTCGCCGCCCTCTGGATGAGCAGTTCGCACCACGAAAAGATGCTCTGGTGGGACTCAAAACCCGGAATGGCGCCCGAAGAAACCGGGCAGTTTATCCTGACAAAGAGCACCGACGACGGAATCAGCTGGAGTGATCCCGTTAATATCACCTCCCAGATTAAAGACCCTTCCTGGCAGCTGCTCCTGGCCGGGCCGGGGAGAGGACTCACGCTCAGTGACGGAACGCTGGTATTTCCGGCTCAATACAAATCCGATCTGGGCGTCCAGGCCCTGGATGGCGGGCAGTACACCTGCCAGTCGACCATTGTTTACAGCACCGACAAGGGAAAAACCTGGAAAATTGGCAAAGGCGCCAAACCGAACACTACCGAGGCGCAAGCCGTTGAACTGAGTGACGGAAGCATTATGCTGAACATGCGCGATGACCTCAACCGTACGGTAAAAGATGAGGGGAACGGGCGGGCGGTAGCCATAAGCCGCGATCTTGGAAAAAACTGGACGCTTCACCCCTCTTCGAATCACGCGCTGACAGAGCCCAACTGCATGGCCAGCCTGATTTCGGCAAATGTCAAAGCCGGTCGCAAAACCATCCCCGTGTTGTTTTTCTCCAATCCTTCGCATGCTTCCGAACGTAAAAATATGACCATCAAGGCAAGTACGGACGAAGGCAATACCTGGCCTCCCGAAAACCAGATTCTTCTGAATGAAGAAACCGGATTTGGCTATTCGTGCCTGACAATCACGAAAGACAAGTGTGTAGGCATACTCTATGAGGGGGACAGGGAGTTGTTCTTTCAGAAGATACCTGTAGCTGAAATAAATATCAGATAGTAACAGGATAAGGGAATGCCGGCTGATTAACGGAGTAACCATCCCTTGGCAGAATTTATTACTTACATCAGCATACAAATATTGACCATCACCGGTCATTGTAAGTTCCCTGCAAAATGAATCTTAAAATAAGCAGCATGAACTGAATCCATTTCTTCAGATTTATTATCCATCTATATTATTTTGTGTTAAAGTATTGTTAAACAGTTAAATCAGGAAAACAAGCCAAACCTCCGGCAGGTTTAGACGTAATTCCGGTGAACGCCGGGACCACCTAAACCCCAAAGAATCATGGCAAAAAAAATTGTGAAGGCAGCTGCTGTCAGTAAAGTGAAACTGGCAGGCAAGATACAACCGGTAGCAAAGCCGGTGCTGAAGAAAGTCAGTTTTAAATTTAAGATTAAACCGTCACCGGTTGTTTTCAGCCGTAAGGTCAAACTTAAATCCGCCGATGTCATCGATCTGAAGGTCATTCGCAATCCGGGCCATTATACACGCATTGAACAAATAAACGATGCAACCGGCAGCAATGACAATAACTGGAATTGCTCCATTCAGCGCTGGTCAGCCGATGTGATCCGCCCTGAACCGGTTGTACTTAACACCAAGATTGACGAGATTTATCCGGGAGCCATTTTTGCTTACGAGTCCATTGATAACGGCACTTACAAACGGCTGCCTTACGACCGTAAACCGCTTAACGTGCTGATCAACCGCAATCAGGCATCGGTGGCTACTGTATCGGTCAATAATCCCTCTGCAGCTTCCATCGCCCAGG
This sequence is a window from Lentimicrobium saccharophilum. Protein-coding genes within it:
- a CDS encoding mechanosensitive ion channel family protein; its protein translation is MEKLTELVPSSGELYSLIMTYGGKLLLALITLVIGLWLIGRLKRVLRKVFEMRAYEQTLQQFLLQLISVTLKILLLISVISMIGVQMTSFIALLGAAGLAFGMALSGTLQNFAGGVMLLILKPFKVGDYIEAQNYAGTVEEIQIFHTILHTPDKKTIIIPNGPLSNGSAVNYSTSPLRRVDWTFGIGYTDNIDKAKELILDLLQRDQRILQDPAPFTGVISLGDSSVNIVTRAWVNSGNYWDVFFEINELVKKTFDAQGVSIPFPQRDVHIIQAK
- a CDS encoding alpha-L-fucosidase, producing the protein MKRITTICLSAIITSALLITNSCREQSSFYIKSVTFPVDATPQQKTNLAARVVPTPQQLAWQQMELTAFIHFGINTFTGREWGDGTESPALFNPEAFDARQWVRVLQEGGMKMLILTAKHHDGFCLWPTATTGHSVAASPWRGGKGDIVKEVKDACDAMGMKFGVYLSPWDRNAPSYGDSPRYNEMFRQQLTELLTNYGRIDEVWFDGACGEGPNGKRQEYDWASFYEVISRLQPDAVTAIKGEDVRWVGTETGYGRPTEWSVTAFAPGGRSEMAAINSQLGLNEMSADLGSRKLLEKAGNAFWYPAEVDVSIRPGWFWHEEENNQVKSLEKLADIYFNSVGMNAVLLLNVPSDTRGLIHESDAARLKEFGQWIGNTFSNNLLTGSKARKSKHAAATDGNPDTGWETGRLPEIAEFSLKQPARFDVIELKEDIRKGQRVEAFRVEASLHGKWQEIASGTTIGYKRLLKINPVETDKIRIIVSESRGKANIAETGLYLSASFNGRDF
- a CDS encoding glycoside hydrolase family 2 protein, translating into MRSYMLFKIKHPAWILSAAFFLSGLHLTVAQQQVSPAFSTAGFYTIPETGREVFSMNPVWRFFRGDAADAYRPDYADTSWQVVHLPHGIEVLPEEASGGVNYQGVAWYRKHFEVPEGLEGKKLFLHFEAIMGKSVIWLNGQELNSHYGGYLPAVVDITEFVNHDGYNVIAVKADNSDDPEYPPGKPQDMLDFCYFGGIYRDCWLIAHNKTYITDPNYDGIEARGGLFISFGQISEQRAEVLLQLHIKNELRQRFSGKAVFRLKTGDGQMVGQSVKRLGISPGKDQTVSGRIEVIEPSLWLPEAPYLYNLEVLVLDAQGRPVDGYMQKTGIRSIEFRGSDGLWLNGKLYPQPLIGANRHQDFALIGNALPNSVHWRDAKKLRDAGLKVVRNAHYPQDPAFMDACDELGLFVIVNTPGWQFWNENPVFEERIYQNIRDMIRRDRNHPCVLMWEPVLNETWYPEHFARNTRDLVLAEYPFRYCYTVCDAEARGNEYFPVLYAHPRDGDADRALKHTDPSKTYFTREWGDNVDDWNSHNSPSRVHRSWGESAMLTQAQHYAHPPYTYTSLHTLYQTGRQHVGGCLWHPFDHNRGYHPDPFYGGIMDAFRQPKTSYHLFRSQQNPAESGPMVYIAHEMTPFSPDDITVYSNCETVRLTIGATGQVLEQDRTEKSAGLPYPPFVFKDSYRFMDDKVLAMDNQHVKVYLQAEGIIGGKVVATQHKLPARRPSRLLLRADNENMPLLAGGSDCVTVIAFVADDYGNIKRLNNEDILFEIAGEGSLIGNSQTGINPAKVNWGTAAALVRSGLNPGTIIVKASVIPSGGHKPLSAILEIKTYEPYHRQVFDQQTAGMQKSRQDTVNSNIDGTREELQLENERLRRELNLIKLKEVERQQKEFGEKPE
- a CDS encoding sialidase family protein; this translates as MLTTAFSRNGESLIRQFHDRYAGTGTCNRFPGILSEKQIQYFLAHIRPDTAESCQTCINRHTGNGKVTGDGTVKVKAVYKKVPLFINRHNPGIITLEINSSADENNLKSIKINYSRGSDVHIIDSVLVYIQETGKDEAAARKLFAVTGKATKSLFPVAGEKPSGKSSIYHFGFILKDGIRLEQSFGIESVDLTYSLTGKMRIPSGTAFRYRPALVLRGAGQDHVHTCRIPGLITTNAGTLIAIYDIRYNNSKDLQEDIDIGMSRSTDGGQTWEPMKVIMDMGEWGGRPERLNGTGDPCILYDHFTGTLWVAALWMSSSHHEKMLWWDSKPGMAPEETGQFILTKSTDDGISWSDPVNITSQIKDPSWQLLLAGPGRGLTLSDGTLVFPAQYKSDLGVQALDGGQYTCQSTIVYSTDKGKTWKIGKGAKPNTTEAQAVELSDGSIMLNMRDDLNRTVKDEGNGRAVAISRDLGKNWTLHPSSNHALTEPNCMASLISANVKAGRKTIPVLFFSNPSHASERKNMTIKASTDEGNTWPPENQILLNEETGFGYSCLTITKDKCVGILYEGDRELFFQKIPVAEINIR